The genomic stretch TCCAGGGCATCGGCAATCAAGAGGGTAACCGGAGCCAGCAGGAGAACAGTGGTAACATTGTCCAGCAGAGCACTCAACACCGCGGTGACCACTGCAAAAATAATCATGATCCGCATGGGTTCGCCCTTGCCGACCTTGGCGCTCTTGATGGCGATGTACTCGAAAATACCGGTAGGCCGCATCAGGTTGATGATGATCATCATGCTGATCAACAGAAAAATAACATTCCAGTCCACCCCGAATTCCTCGAGATGGAAGGCCTCATGCTGATCCAGAACCTTGAGGGCGATCATCAGGGAAGCTCCGCAGATGGCGACCACGGTCTTATGGACCTTTTCAGTGATAATGACGGTATAGGCAATAATGAAAATCGAGGTGGCGGTCCAGAAGGCGGCGTTCATTTCAAAGGGATGGGGGATGATGGCGGATGGACTCATATTTCACACTTTGGTGCCTCAGTAAAAATTTTTGAGATAAGGTTGTAGATGTCACGAATATAGACAACCCCCAACACCTTATTGTCTGCATCCACCACCGGCAGACGCTGCAGATTTTTTTCAATCAGCAGATCAACGCACCGCATCAGTGGTGCGTCTTCAGGAACGGTGACAACCCTGGTGGACATGAATTCCTTCACCTTCCGGCAGGCCACCTTACTGGCCATGGTCTCCAGCATGCCGTCCCAGGAAAATTTTGAAATTCTCGGGTCCATATAGACGGGGATAGTGGCTCGCAGGATATCCTTGATGGCAAGAACGCCGATCAATCTGCCTGCCTGGTCCAGAATCACCATGCCCTTCAGACCCTGACCGTGCCAGCGTTTGGTGGCGCGCATTTTCTGTACGGCCTGCTGCAGGGTATCCTCCGGAGTCAGATAATCCGTGACCGGATCCATAATGTCCTTTGCCTTCATATATTTTCTCCGGGATTAGGTGGTGATGGATATTTCAGGATCAGTTAACCGCAATTGCCGGTTACACTTCCCCAAGACAATCAATATCCGAGTCGAGGGATTTTCAATACTATGCATGAAACATTATGCGCAATCAACAAAATATTTCATGCCGTATTATCATGAACTTTTTTACAAAATAAGTTTGGACGCGATACTGATTATCAGCCTGATATCGCTTCAGGGTTTTGCAACTATGCCTGTCACAAAAGGATTGTCACCATGACTCAGCCGCCTGCTGGCTGAGTTCTTTCCCAGCCTTCCACCGCGCCGCTGATTGTTATAAAGAGTGGATGGACCTGTATGTCCTTAAGATTTTTGAACTGCTCATACCGCTCCGGCGCCCTTTCCCTGAGTTTGCCCAATAGATGTTTGAACTCATATTCCACCTGGCCCGTTGTTACCGGTATTGTGTCCTTATCTGTCTGATTAACGATCTTGCTGCTGTTAAAATGATAGCCTCGTTTATCCGCCTCATCAATTATCCCCTTCAAATAACTGCCAATGGCGCCAATTGCGTTGCTGGAGTTCTTGAATCGCGTTAACTGGGGATGTCTCTTATATCCCTTGGTCATCCCGCGTAATACCTTCTGCGCCAGAAGACCTTCCCGCCAAGCCGCAACCAACCCCTTTACATCTAAATATTCAGGATGTATGGACCAGAGTCTCATGCATATCTTCTCAGAACTCAAGGGATAAGCGGCTTACGAATCCGGAAAACCAGGTCGATCAAGGTCACGTCAGCCGCCAGACAGCAAGCATGTTAAGGCCTCTGCGTTGCTCGCTGTCAGGTTGACCCGACTTTTTTTGCCTCAGCGACCTATTTTCGTATTCCTCGTTTTCACACAGATATT from Pseudomonadota bacterium encodes the following:
- a CDS encoding CBS domain-containing protein, with translation MKAKDIMDPVTDYLTPEDTLQQAVQKMRATKRWHGQGLKGMVILDQAGRLIGVLAIKDILRATIPVYMDPRISKFSWDGMLETMASKVACRKVKEFMSTRVVTVPEDAPLMRCVDLLIEKNLQRLPVVDADNKVLGVVYIRDIYNLISKIFTEAPKCEI
- a CDS encoding pyrimidine dimer DNA glycosylase/endonuclease V; its protein translation is MRLWSIHPEYLDVKGLVAAWREGLLAQKVLRGMTKGYKRHPQLTRFKNSSNAIGAIGSYLKGIIDEADKRGYHFNSSKIVNQTDKDTIPVTTGQVEYEFKHLLGKLRERAPERYEQFKNLKDIQVHPLFITISGAVEGWERTQPAGG